One Schistocerca cancellata isolate TAMUIC-IGC-003103 chromosome 1, iqSchCanc2.1, whole genome shotgun sequence genomic region harbors:
- the LOC126090951 gene encoding uncharacterized protein LOC126090951 codes for MYQKHVAHANDRFAKEQAFSNCRGDRTPSGRRQWPLPRGGAARPHCASRAQLRRSTALQEHRSGPPCYTVPTWAEDSPDFVVYKSSPPLARKQQKLSSSGAQTAKALLLWRANSKSSPPLARKQQKLSSSGAQTAKALLLWRANSKSSPPLARKQQKLSSSGAQTAKALLLWRANSKSSPPLARKQQKLSSSGAQTAKALLLWRANSKSSPPLARKQQKLSSSGAQTAKALLLWRANSKSSPPLARKQQKLSSSGAQTAKALLLWRANSKSSPPLARKQQKLSSSGAQTAKALLLWRANSKSSPPLARKQQKLSSSGAQTAKALLLSRANSKSSPPLARKQQKLSSSRAQTAKALLLSRANSKSSPPLARKQQKLSSSRAQTAKALLLSRANSKSSPPLARKQQKLSSSGAQTAKALLLWRANSKSSPPLARKQQKLSSSRAQTAKALLLSRANSKSSPPLARKQQKLSSSRAQTAKALLLSRANSKSSPPLARKQQKLSSSRAQTAKALLLSRANSKSSPPLARKQQKLSSSRAQTAKALLLSRANSKSSPPLARKQPKLSSSSNNKLSPKQQQQQQNSKQQQQQNSKQQQQQNSKQQQQQNSKQQQQQNSKQQQQQNSKQQQQQNSKQQQQQNSKQQQQQNSKQQQQQNSKQQQQQNSKQQQQQNSKQQQQQNSKQQQQQNSKQQQQQNSKQQQQQNSKQQQQQNSKQQQQQNSKQQQQQNSKQQQQQNSKQQQQQNSKQQQQQQNSKQQQQQQNSKQQQQQQNSKQQQQQNSSHQQTTP; via the exons ATGTATCAGAAACATGTCGCACACGCCAACGACCGCTTCGCGAAAGAACAGGCCTTCAGCAACTGTCGAGGTGACAGGACGCCGTCCGGCAGAAGGCAGTGGCCGCTGCCCAGGGGAGGCGCGGCCAGGCCGCACTGCGCGTCCAGAGCTCAGCTGCGGCGATCCACGGCCCTGCAGGAGCACCGCTCcggccctccttgttacacagtgCCAACTTGGGCCGAAGACAGTCCAGACTTCGTAGTATA caaaagctctcctcctctggcgcgcaaacagcaaaagctctcctcctctggcgcgcaaacagcaaaagctctcctcctctggcgcgcaaacagcaaaagctctcctcctctggcgcgcaaacagcaaaagctctcctcctctggcgcgcaaacagcaaaagctctcctcctctggcgcgcaaacagcaaaagctctcctcctctggcgcgcaaacagcaaaagctctcctcctctggcgcgcaaacagcaaaagctctcctcctctggcgcgcaaacagcaaaagctctcctcctctggcgcgcaaacagcaaaagctctcctcctctggcgcgcaaacagcaaaagctctcctcctctggcgcgcaaacagcaaaagctctcctcctctggcgcgcaaacagcaaaagctctcctcctctggcgcgcaaacagcaaaagctctcctcctctggcgcgcaaacagcaaaagctctcctcctctggcgcgcaaacagcaaaagctctcctcctctggcgcgcaaacagcaaaagctctcctcctctggcgcgcaaacagcaaaagctctcctcctctggcgcgcaaacagcaaaagctctcctcctctggcgcgcaaacagcaaaagctctcctcctctggcgcgcaaacagcaaaagctctcctcctctggcgcgcaaacagcaaaagctctcctcctctggcgcgcaaacagcaaaagctctcctcctctcgcgcgcaaacagcaaaagctctcctcctctcgcgcgcaaacagcaaaagctctcctcctctcgcgcgcaaacagcaaaagctctcctcctctcgcgcgcaaacagcaaaagctctcctcctctcgcgcgcaaacagcaaaagctctcctcctctcgcgcgcaaacagcaaaagctctcctcctctcgcgcgcaaacagcaaaagctctcctcctctggcgcgcaaacagcaaaagctctcctcctctggcgcgcaaacagcaaaagctctcctcctctggcgcgcaaacagcaaaagctctcctcctctcgcgcgcaaacagcaaaagctctcctcctctcgcgcgcaaacagcaaaagctctcctcctctcgcgcgcaaacagcaaaagctctcctcctctcgcgcgcaaacagcaaaagctctcctcctctcgcgcgcaaacagcaaaagctctcctcctctcgcgcgcaaacagcaaaagctctcctcctctcgcgcgcaaacagcaaaagctctcctcctctcgcgcgcaaacagcaaaagctctcctcctctcgcgcgcaaacagcaaaagctctcctcctctcgcgcgcaaacagcaaaagctctcctcctctcgcgcgcaaacagcaaaagctctcctcctctcgcgcgcaaacagcaaaagctctcctcctctcgcgcgcaaaCAGCCAAAGCTCTCCTCCTCTTCAAACAACAAACTTTcccccaaacagcagcagcagcaacaaaactcgaaacagcagcagcaacaaaactcgaaacagcagcagcaacaaaactcgaaacagcagcagcaacaaaactcgaaacagcagcagcaacaaaactcgaaacagcagcagcaacaaaactcgaaacagcagcagcaacaaaactcgaaacagcagcagcaacaaaactcgaaacagcagcagcaacaaaactcgaaacagcagcagcaacaaaactcgaaacagcagcagcaacaaaactcgaaacagcagcagcaacaaaactcgaaacagcagcagcaacaaaactcgaaacagcagcagcaacaaaactcgaaacagcagcagcaacaaaactcgaaacagcagcagcaacaaaactcgaaacagcagcagcaacaaaactcgaaacagcagcagcaacaaaactcgaaacagcagcagcaacaaaactcgaaacagcagcagcaacaaaactcgaaacagcagcagcaacaaaactcgaaacagcagcagcaacaacaaaactcgaaacagcagcagcaacaacaaaactcgaaacagcagcagcaacaacaaaactcgaaacagcagcagcaacaaaactccTCTCACCAACAAACAACGCCGTAA